A part of Aquaspirillum sp. LM1 genomic DNA contains:
- a CDS encoding LysR substrate-binding domain-containing protein has translation MSALARHLELDWLRALVTIVDCGSFSVAAEQLGRSQSAISLQIKRLEDTVGQPVLLRSQGRVSGPTGEGRVLLDYGRRMLRLNDEAWACFAQPTLAGRLRLGLPEELMESVFPPVLAAFSRACPRVVLSVRCDLSVKLAAQLDAGELDLALAKRVAGQPAATLGDGWQVLRREPLCWFRADGSEAGEQRPLPLAVFHEGCVFRGAALGALAASGQRGEVRFTGSSITALRHAVLAGLAIAPLPASLGVAGMHPIGTGLPDLPDCELVARFAAGEAQPAAQRLWGLLAEQLRQPARPG, from the coding sequence ATGTCTGCCCTTGCCCGCCATCTGGAGCTGGACTGGCTGCGTGCGCTGGTCACCATTGTCGATTGTGGCAGTTTTTCTGTGGCTGCCGAGCAACTGGGGCGCAGCCAGTCGGCCATCAGCCTGCAAATCAAGCGGCTGGAAGATACCGTGGGCCAGCCGGTGCTGCTGCGCAGCCAGGGCCGGGTAAGCGGGCCAACCGGCGAGGGCCGCGTGTTGCTGGATTATGGCCGGCGCATGCTGCGGCTGAACGACGAGGCCTGGGCTTGCTTTGCTCAGCCCACGCTGGCGGGCCGCTTGCGGCTGGGTTTGCCGGAAGAACTGATGGAGAGCGTGTTTCCGCCGGTGCTGGCGGCGTTTTCCCGTGCCTGCCCCAGAGTGGTGCTGTCGGTGCGCTGCGATTTGTCGGTCAAGCTGGCAGCGCAGCTGGACGCCGGCGAGCTGGATCTGGCCCTGGCCAAGCGCGTGGCCGGCCAGCCGGCGGCCACGCTGGGCGACGGCTGGCAGGTGCTGCGCCGCGAGCCCTTGTGCTGGTTTCGTGCTGACGGCAGCGAAGCGGGCGAGCAGCGTCCGCTGCCGCTGGCGGTGTTTCATGAAGGCTGCGTGTTTCGCGGCGCGGCGCTGGGTGCGCTGGCGGCCAGCGGCCAGCGCGGCGAAGTGCGCTTTACCGGCAGCAGCATCACCGCCTTGCGTCATGCCGTGCTGGCCGGGCTGGCCATTGCCCCGTTGCCGGCCAGCCTGGGCGTGGCTGGCATGCACCCGATTGGCACCGGCCTGCCGGATTTGCCCGATTGCGAACTGGTGGCACGGTTTGCCGCTGGCGAAGCGCAGCCGGCAGCCCAGCGGCTATGGGGCTTGCTGGCCGAACAACTGCGCCAGCCGGCCAGACCGGGGTGA